The following are from one region of the Osmerus mordax isolate fOsmMor3 chromosome 1, fOsmMor3.pri, whole genome shotgun sequence genome:
- the cass4 gene encoding cas scaffolding protein family member 4, which produces METLLAKALFDNVAECPDELAFRKSDIVTVMDQNVAGSCGWWKCSLYGRQGLAPANRLQLLPKALSAEHSTSPNCQNSDSPQNIYQIPSGPRLSTTSSYECMDRIYKIPSIPLSKSPLPSPFKNSTEILEGNSKALAPSILSSPKGEVYDVPSLGRRASLLTQSPRQPLERKVSLIRTSELERRFHTLGIKSDNSSDSYVYAVPPPVSQDPSYDIPVPSSTEAQQRLASGYNTLPNPRKSDWIYDVPMSPEKPGHEQRYNGTMPSKVMSPARQLYDTLPAHVWPVRSPSSALSLYDIPKPCSNQTRKDQDTHSPPTVIPRVPTYDKPPGQKQSKDSVYAVPPQDQSSIRRLSDSYKGHVPLECRGDTGPNYDHSRGRMQRGRMDLVSASLRNRPGTRGSLLQEEEERSSASHMSATDSQRSSTASSSSTSSCDSLALSSSSPEPLREVTLSQEEAGRRLLVLQEAVCRAVPKLMDFVSSHWRRKEHLGKHLKEIKGAAERITCSVTFFLDFALDLKGNARRLTDANLQARLHKQLSILEDSGLILQQAMSALNVAGWPLDTLSQDPGQAQTPDPLERFVMVARTVPEDVKRLVSILNANGKLLFRSVPREPDNPNSTISPETKKCHNESEQVDDLVEDENDYVQLQTKTEFEKQQKKAQGKPMIEPRGGSKKPKEDQKQPSPEAQVDVEGPRRVVLPEHCRLYFGALQKAISVFVNSLLDGQPPENFISHSKLVIMVGQRLVDTLCREAHSGETSQSLLCQCNHLCALLKQLAMATKKAALHFPDTTALDEAQNFAKELAQQAQHFRKSLDI; this is translated from the exons ACCCTTCTTGCAAAGGCTCTGTTTGATAACGTTGCAGAGTGTCCTGATGAACTGGCATTCCGAAAGAGCGACATTGTCACAGTGATGGATCAAAATGTAGCTGGTAGCTGTGGATGGTGGAAGTGCTCATTGTATGGACGTCAAGGTCTGGCCCCTGCCAACCGGCTGCAGCTCCTACCCAAGGCGCTAAGTGCTGAACATTCAACATCACCAAACTGCCAAAACAGTGACAGTCCCCAGAATATCTATCAAATCCCAAGTGGACCCAGACTGTCCACCACATCATCTTATGAATGCATGGACAGGATCTATAAGATCCCCTCCATTCCTTTGTCCAAgagtcctctcccttccccattCAAGAACAGCACAGAAATACTGGAGGGAAACAGCAAG GCTTTGGCCCCTAGCATCCTCTCTAGTCCCAAGGGGGAGGTTTATGATGTCCCAAGCCTTGGCAGACGGGCGTCTCTGTTAACT CAATCACCAAGGCAACCTTTGGAAAGAAAGGTCTCCCTGATTCGAACCTCAGAGTTGGAGAGGAGATTTCACACCTTGGGTATAAAGAGCGACAATTCAAGTGATTCCTAT GTATATGCAGTTCCACCTCCTGTATCCCAGGATCCTAGCTATGATATTCCTGTGCCCTCATCTACTGAAGCTCAACAGAGACTGGCAAGTGGGTACAACACCCTTCCCAACCCTCGTAAATCCGATTGGATCTATGATGTGCCCATGTCTCCTGAGAAGCCTGGTCACGAGCAGCGTTACAATGGTACCATGCCCAGCAAAGTCATGAGCCCAGCAAGGCAGCTCTACGACACTCTACCAGCACATGTCTGGCCTGTGCGAAGCCCAagctctgctctttctctctatgaTATACCAAAACCTTGCTCCAATCAAACAAGAAAGGACCAAGACACCCACAGTCCACCAACAGTGATTCCAAGGGTTCCCACATATGACAAACCACCTGGACAGAAGCAGTCCAAGGACAGTGTGTATGCAGTGCCACCACAGGACCAGTCTTCCATTCGACGCCTCAGCGACTCCTACAAAGGCCACGTGCCCCTGGAGTGCCGAGGAGACACTGGTCCCAACTACGACCACTCCAGAGGGCGCATGCAGCGTGGCAGGATGGACTTGGTGTCAGCTTCTCTGCGTAACCGGCCAGGGACCAGGGGCTCACTGcttcaggaggaggaagagagaagcagTGCTTCACACATGTCAGCCACTGACAGTCAGAGAAGTAGCacagcctccagctcctccaccagctcctgtgACTCACTGGCTCTGAGCTCCTCTTCTCCAGAGCCTCTACGGGAGGTTACCCTCAGCCAGGAGGAGGCAGGCCGCAGACTTCTGGTGCTCCAGGAAGCTGTGTGCAGGGCTGTTCCCAAGCTCATGGATTTTGTCAGTAGccactggaggaggaaggagcacCTGGGGAAACACTTGAAGGAGATCAagggtgcagcagagagaatcaCATGCTCTGTGACCTTCTTTCTGGACTTTGCCTTGGACCTCAAGGGCAATGCCCGCCGTCTAACTGATGCCAACCTGCAGGCCAGGCTCCACAAGCAGCTTTCCATCTTGGAAGACTCAGGTCTGATCTTGCAGCAGGCCATGAGTGCTCTAAATGTGGCTGGATGGCCTCTTGATACTCTTTCCCAAGACCCAGGACAAGCTCAGACACCTGATCCGCTCGAGCGCTTTGTCATGGTGGCCCGTACTGTGCCAGAGGACGTCAAGCGACTGGTGTCCATCCTCAATGCTAATGGGAAGCTTCTTTTCAGGTCTGTGCCAAGAGAACCAGACAATCCCAATTCCACAATTTCACCAGAAACAAAGAAGTGTCACAATGAGAGTGAACAAGTGGATGATCTCGTGGAAGATGAAAATGATTATGTTCAATTACAG ACTAAAACAGAGTTTgaaaaacaacagaaaaaagCACAGGGGAAGCCAATGATTGAGCCGAGAGGGGGTTCCAAAAAGCCAAAG GAGGACCAGAAACAGCCTTCCCCAGAAGCTCAGGTTGATGTGGAGGGGCCAAGAAGAGTTGTACTTCCAGAACATTGTCGTTTATATTTTGGTGCTCTACAAAAGGCcataagtgtgtttgtgaacaGCCTACTAGATGGCCAGCCACCTGAGAATTTCATATCCCACAGTAAGTTGGTGATCATGGTG